Proteins encoded by one window of Arachis hypogaea cultivar Tifrunner chromosome 1, arahy.Tifrunner.gnm2.J5K5, whole genome shotgun sequence:
- the LOC112707947 gene encoding uncharacterized protein — protein MPKERRDRSLSHDSTRTSPYPSSSSRVRRSAPKSTFESEENVKEWEDARCPVCMEHPHNAVLLICSSHEKGCRPYMCNTSYRHSNCLDQFCKSFAETSSAPPQVESQLESQISSPNSSHVQSTEANTDDTQEERSEGFVTMQSLEEGTEKPKLVCPLCRGHIKEWKVVEAARHFMNEKSRSCSCETCTFTGTYTDLRKHARIEHPLVRPSAVDPERQRNWRRLERQRDLGDLLSTLQTSFGENRADDGLPPIDDGGLLAVFFLILQPASVSRGGATGTRLQMRIRRPRLWGESYEGESGSASRDDANESSDGGSDNRRRRVRRRMNPEDQQ, from the coding sequence ATGCCAAAGGAGAGAAGAGATAGGTCTTTGTCGCATGATAGTACCAGAACATCACCTTATCCAAGCAGCTCTAGCCGAGTCCGAAGATCGGCTCCTAAAAGTACTTTTGAATCTGAGGAAAACGTTAAAGAATGGGAGGACGCTAGATGTCCAGTCTGCATGGAGCATCCTCACAATGCTGTTCTCCTCATATGTTCATCGCATGAAAAGGGCTGCCGCCCTTATATGTGCAATACTAGCTATCGCCACTCAAATTGTCTTGATCAGTTCTGCAAGTCATTTGCTGAAACCTCTTCAGCGCCTCCTCAAGTAGAATCTCAGTTAGAAAGTCAAATTTCAAGCCCAAATTCATCTCATGTCCAAAGTACTGAAGCAAATACCGATGATACGCAAGAAGAAAGAAGTGAAGGATTTGTGACAATGCAATCTTTAGAAGAGGGGACTGAAAAACCAAAGCTAGTATGCCCTCTATGTAGAGGGCACATAAAGGAATGGAAAGTGGTGGAGGCTGCTCGTCATTTCATGAACGAAAAATCAAGGAGCTGTTCTTGTGAGACTTGCACCTTTACTGGGACATATACAGATCTCAGGAAGCATGCAAGAATCGAGCATCCTCTTGTACGTCCATCGGCAGTAGACCCAGAGCGTCAGCGGAACTGGAGGAGGTTGGAACGACAGAGGGATCTTGGCGACCTGCTTAGCACTCTGCAGACTTCCTTTGGAGAGAACAGGGctgatgatggtcttcctcccATAGATGATGGTGGTTTGCTGGCTGtgtttttccttattcttcaaccTGCATCCGTGTCTCGTGGTGGTGCTACAGGAACTAGACTCCAAATGCGTATAAGGAGACCTAGGCTCTGGGGGGAAAGCTATGAAGGGGAATCTGGATCTGCATCTAGAGATGATGCAAATGAGTCTTCGGATGGAGGATCAGATAATAGAAGGCGTCGTGTCCGTAGACGGATGAATCCCGAGGATCAGCAATGA
- the LOC112707965 gene encoding deSI-like protein At4g17486, giving the protein MGTEKKKEKASNSNCGGDGDGSAVVLNVYDLTPINNYMYWFGLGIFHSGIQVHGKEYGFGAHDFPASGVFEVEPRNCPGFIYRTSITLGHTNMNSSDFRTFIENMACEYHGDTYHLISKNCNHFTDDVSLRLIGKPIPGWVNRLAKLGALCSCLLPESLQVTSVKQLPEYHECSDDEFVESLSTATPRESTEIDDEPEKHLLSPSSRTEDVTFIKETPVK; this is encoded by the exons ATGGGTacggagaagaagaaagagaaggcgTCGAACTCGAATTGCGGCGGTGATGGTGATGGCTCGGCGGTTGTGTTGAATGTGTACGATCTGACTCCTATCAACAATTACATGTATTGGTTTGGACTTGGAATCTTCCACTCTGGCATTCAAG TGCATGGTAAGGAGTATGGATTTGGAGCCCATGACTTCCCAGCTAGTGGAGTCTTTGAAGTGGAGCCACGGAATTGTCCTGGATTTATATATAGAACTTCGATCACTTTGGGCCATACAAATATGAATTCTTCTGATTTCCGGACATTTATTGAGAATATGGCCTGTGAGTATCATGGGGATACTTATCACCTTATCTCTAAGAATTGTAACCATTTTACGGATGATGTTTCGTTGAGATTAATTGGAAAACCAATCCCAGGTTGGGTGAATCGGCTTGCCAAGCTAG GTGCTTTGTGCAGTTGTCTACTTCCTGAAAGTCTTCAAGTAACTAGTGTTAAACAGCTACCTGAATACCATGAATGCTCAG ATGACGAATTCGTTGAATCCCTCTCAACGGCAACACCCCGTGAGTCAACAGAAATAGATGATGAACCAGAAAAGCACCTTCTGTCACCATCATCTAGAACTGAGGATGTTACTTTCATTAAAGAGACCCCAGTAAAGTGA